The Deltaproteobacteria bacterium genome contains a region encoding:
- a CDS encoding penicillin acylase family protein, with the protein MSIDVSDLEALRAEARRVLPQVNGELHLAGLEQPVSVIRDHWGVAHLYAKTTRDLFFAQGFVHAQDRLWQMELRRRISSGRLAEVFGPSALRRDVFARTLGFQRGLDREWTTYDDETRAIITAYAAGVNAWIETHRGRLPLEFQLVGFEPEPWQPLDVLTRAVAYNQGGIWPRKVLRARLIARLGAERTRQLMPTDPDIAIEVPPGLDYGWIGADAVADHLESLGYPPDDELAQRGLDLAPGARWFGTQGEAAGDSAVGSNNWTVDGFKSTTGKPLLASDPHLGLAHPSHWYEMHLVGPTYDGRRFYNVTGCSTPGQPGIVIGRNARIAWGLTNASADVQDLYVEEFDPGEWARYRTATGWAQATVIEETLRVRGEADPHRHPVRVTKHGPIVYTSMDGRYGLALRWSAYEPGSVFNQMLAINRAANWEEFSAALRGWAAPPMNFLYADVDGHIGHVAAGAYPIRRHGAGLVPVPGWSDDYEWDGYAPFEHCPQTLDSPEHFLATANQRTTSKSSPHPVSHDWDAGFRAARIKSELHTRRRWAVADVAALQSDVTSLPAQMMVPYLVAALDGETNRDSTLAQDLLRGWNGVLSIDSAAAALYEVILHRWFANAFRAQLGDLFPHYIDQSSHVLQAALRLLEQPDPFWLAAAAGAEQGDATTLRDLVLRRCVREAVAELRERLGDDPQAWRWGRLHSVLFIHGAARTPELKRLFNVGPFEMPGDGFTPNNTGQNFRFSYRQVAAASYRQVVDLGNPDASLSIHTIGQSGQPESPHFGDFAPLWARGEYHPMLFTRAAIDAVAEATLMLQPRS; encoded by the coding sequence GTGTCGATCGACGTGTCGGATCTGGAGGCGTTGCGTGCCGAGGCACGCCGCGTGTTACCGCAAGTCAACGGCGAATTGCATCTGGCCGGACTGGAGCAGCCGGTCTCGGTGATTCGCGATCACTGGGGGGTGGCGCACCTGTACGCGAAGACCACGCGCGATCTATTTTTCGCGCAGGGCTTCGTCCACGCGCAGGACCGGCTGTGGCAGATGGAATTGCGGCGCCGCATCTCGTCGGGTCGCCTGGCCGAAGTCTTCGGCCCCAGCGCGCTGCGCCGCGACGTGTTTGCGCGTACGCTGGGTTTCCAACGCGGCCTGGATCGGGAATGGACGACCTACGATGACGAGACGCGCGCGATCATCACCGCGTATGCAGCCGGCGTGAATGCGTGGATCGAGACCCATCGCGGTCGCTTGCCGCTCGAGTTCCAACTCGTCGGCTTCGAGCCCGAGCCGTGGCAGCCGCTGGACGTGCTGACGCGAGCCGTCGCCTACAACCAAGGCGGCATCTGGCCGCGCAAAGTGTTGCGCGCGCGCCTGATCGCGCGCTTGGGTGCGGAACGCACGCGCCAACTCATGCCGACCGATCCTGACATCGCAATCGAAGTACCGCCTGGGCTCGACTACGGCTGGATCGGCGCCGATGCGGTTGCCGATCATCTCGAATCGCTCGGCTATCCGCCCGACGACGAACTCGCGCAGCGCGGCCTCGATCTTGCCCCGGGCGCGCGCTGGTTCGGTACCCAAGGGGAGGCGGCCGGCGACAGCGCTGTGGGCTCCAACAACTGGACGGTCGATGGGTTCAAGTCGACGACCGGCAAGCCGCTGTTGGCCTCCGATCCCCATCTCGGCTTGGCGCATCCGTCGCACTGGTACGAGATGCATCTCGTCGGGCCGACGTACGATGGCCGGCGCTTCTACAACGTCACCGGCTGCTCGACGCCGGGACAACCGGGCATCGTCATCGGTCGCAACGCGCGGATCGCCTGGGGTCTCACCAATGCGTCGGCGGACGTCCAGGATCTCTACGTCGAAGAATTCGATCCGGGTGAATGGGCGCGCTACCGCACCGCAACGGGCTGGGCGCAAGCGACGGTGATCGAAGAGACGCTGCGCGTGCGCGGCGAAGCCGACCCGCATCGACATCCGGTGCGCGTCACCAAGCACGGCCCGATCGTCTACACATCAATGGACGGCCGCTATGGCCTCGCGCTGCGCTGGAGCGCTTACGAGCCGGGGTCGGTCTTCAATCAAATGCTCGCCATCAATCGCGCCGCAAACTGGGAAGAGTTCAGCGCGGCGTTGCGCGGCTGGGCGGCGCCGCCGATGAACTTTCTCTATGCCGATGTCGACGGTCACATCGGCCACGTCGCCGCCGGCGCCTATCCGATTCGGCGACACGGGGCCGGCCTGGTTCCGGTTCCGGGATGGAGCGACGACTACGAGTGGGACGGCTACGCGCCATTCGAACATTGCCCGCAGACGTTGGACTCGCCGGAGCATTTTCTCGCGACGGCGAACCAACGCACCACCAGCAAGAGCTCGCCGCATCCGGTTTCGCACGACTGGGATGCCGGCTTTCGAGCGGCGCGCATCAAGAGCGAATTGCACACGCGGCGCCGTTGGGCCGTCGCTGACGTGGCGGCGTTGCAGAGCGACGTGACATCGCTGCCGGCGCAGATGATGGTGCCGTACCTCGTGGCTGCGCTCGATGGCGAAACCAACCGCGACAGCACGCTCGCGCAGGACTTGCTGCGTGGATGGAACGGTGTGCTTAGCATCGACAGCGCCGCGGCGGCGCTATACGAAGTGATCCTGCATCGTTGGTTTGCCAACGCGTTTCGCGCGCAACTCGGCGATCTGTTTCCGCACTACATCGATCAGAGCAGCCATGTGTTGCAGGCGGCGCTGCGCTTGCTCGAACAGCCTGATCCCTTCTGGCTCGCAGCCGCTGCGGGCGCGGAGCAAGGCGACGCAACGACGCTGCGGGATCTCGTGTTGCGTCGCTGCGTCCGCGAAGCGGTCGCGGAGTTGCGCGAGCGGCTCGGCGATGATCCGCAGGCATGGCGGTGGGGTCGCTTACACTCGGTCCTCTTCATTCACGGCGCGGCGCGCACGCCGGAGTTGAAGCGGCTGTTTAACGTCGGCCCGTTCGAGATGCCCGGCGACGGCTTCACGCCCAACAACACCGGACAGAATTTCCGCTTCTCTTATCGTCAGGTGGCCGCCGCCTCGTATCGGCAGGTCGTCGACCTCGGCAATCCGGACGCCTCGCTGTCGATCCACACCATCGGCCAAAGCGGCCAACCCGAGAGCCCGCACTTCGGGGACTTCGCGCCATTGTGGGCACGCGGCGAGTATCACCCGATGCTGTTCACCCGCGCGGCCATCGATGCGGTGGCCGAGGCGACGTTGATGTTGCAGCCGCGTAGCTGA
- a CDS encoding PQQ-dependent sugar dehydrogenase, translating into MRRITWLLLAAVLLSVPLSRAQAQNCGRDSADYLWTFIREARLCLTVFVPLGRSCAPRNRVLDLRATRLDAACSAGTAARLDCTGRQAIISAGLTYSSLATGGFSHVCNTSACGNGFLESGEQCDDGNLVNGDGCSATCQLESTTCSDVCAGVSPVSGTAIKAVRVASGLNSPLYVTAPRGDVSRIFIVEQGGAIKILKWGTLLATPFLNLASQIACCGERGLLGVAFHPQYAANGRFFVDYTDPSGNTVVSEYRVSANPDLADSASERIILQVTQPFSNHNGGHIAFGPDNDLYIALGDGGSGGDPLGNGQNSTTLLGKMLRIDVDGAAPYAIPPSNPFVGSPTARPEIWALGLRNPWRNSFDRLTGDLYIADVGQDSFEEVNYQPVGSAGGVNYGWNTVEGNGHCFNPSSGCDQTGLTQPILDYPHGPGDSIGCAVTGGYVYRGCAMPDLRGTYFYGDFCTAFIKTFQVAGGVATNQQDRTTDLAPGGGLSIDLLSSFGEDARGEIYICDLGGEVFKIVPGP; encoded by the coding sequence ATGCGACGAATCACTTGGCTGCTGCTGGCCGCAGTGCTGCTGTCGGTTCCGCTGTCGCGCGCGCAGGCACAGAACTGCGGGCGCGACTCGGCCGACTACCTCTGGACGTTCATCCGCGAAGCGCGGCTGTGCCTAACGGTGTTCGTCCCGCTTGGCCGTTCGTGCGCGCCGCGTAACCGGGTACTCGACTTGCGCGCGACCAGACTCGACGCCGCCTGCTCGGCCGGCACCGCGGCCCGCCTCGATTGCACCGGACGGCAAGCCATCATCAGCGCCGGGCTGACGTACAGCTCGCTCGCCACCGGCGGGTTCAGCCACGTGTGCAACACGTCGGCATGTGGCAATGGCTTCCTCGAAAGTGGCGAACAGTGTGACGATGGCAACCTCGTGAACGGTGACGGCTGTTCCGCAACGTGCCAGCTCGAATCGACGACGTGCAGCGACGTCTGCGCCGGTGTATCGCCCGTGTCCGGCACGGCGATCAAAGCCGTGCGCGTCGCGAGTGGCTTGAACAGCCCGCTGTACGTGACCGCTCCGCGCGGCGATGTCAGCCGCATCTTCATCGTCGAGCAGGGTGGCGCGATCAAGATCCTCAAGTGGGGCACGCTGCTGGCGACGCCGTTCCTCAATCTGGCGTCGCAGATCGCCTGCTGCGGTGAGCGTGGATTGCTCGGAGTCGCCTTTCATCCGCAGTACGCTGCCAACGGGCGCTTCTTCGTCGACTACACCGACCCGAGTGGCAACACTGTTGTGTCAGAGTACCGCGTCAGCGCCAATCCCGACCTGGCAGACAGCGCGAGCGAACGCATCATCCTGCAAGTCACGCAACCCTTCTCGAATCACAACGGTGGTCACATCGCCTTCGGCCCGGACAACGATCTCTACATCGCCCTCGGTGATGGCGGCAGCGGCGGCGATCCGCTCGGCAACGGACAGAATTCCACCACGCTGCTCGGCAAGATGCTCCGCATCGATGTCGATGGCGCCGCCCCCTACGCGATTCCGCCGAGCAATCCGTTCGTCGGTTCGCCGACCGCGCGCCCGGAGATTTGGGCGCTCGGGTTGCGCAATCCGTGGCGGAACAGCTTTGATCGCCTCACCGGTGATCTCTACATCGCCGACGTCGGCCAAGACAGTTTTGAAGAAGTGAACTACCAGCCAGTCGGGAGCGCCGGCGGCGTGAACTACGGCTGGAACACCGTTGAGGGCAACGGGCACTGCTTCAATCCGTCGAGCGGATGCGATCAGACCGGACTCACGCAGCCGATCCTCGACTATCCTCACGGCCCCGGCGACAGCATCGGCTGCGCGGTCACCGGCGGCTACGTGTATCGCGGCTGCGCGATGCCCGACCTCCGCGGGACGTACTTTTACGGCGACTTCTGCACCGCGTTCATCAAGACCTTCCAAGTTGCGGGTGGCGTCGCCACCAACCAACAAGATCGGACAACCGATCTCGCGCCCGGCGGCGGCCTATCGATCGATCTGCTTTCGTCCTTTGGCGAAGACGCGCGTGGCGAGATCTACATCTGCGACCTCGGCGGCGAGGTTTTCAAAATCGTTCCGGGGCCGTAG
- a CDS encoding phospholipase, which produces MSDIPDDEARYLGAVLDASRVARDFLVWMETVAEQLAPQRSAKLAAETERVHRAALRSARAALTAAPPPDPLVAFARGVDEALQHAERACELFTSFPTVEPTLRIAHILGALHEVAQAQEGFYFFRRALTPFADYFQLPGVTVDDRPAQRGDDGALATGVIHVSAGGHHGGFALYVPEHYTPERAWPLIVALHGGSGNGRDFLWTWVREARSLGYLLVAPSAVTDTWGDVEDQGLLEILAWLSQRYHVAIDRILLTGLSDGATFALLYGLAHPEIYRALAPLCGVLHPANEAIGNLDRARGVPIYLVHGALDFLFPVQLARLARDRLNLAGAALEYRELPELSHTYPRSENIRILEWFAALPPR; this is translated from the coding sequence ATGAGCGACATCCCCGACGACGAGGCGCGCTACTTGGGTGCGGTGCTCGACGCGAGCCGAGTGGCGCGTGACTTTCTCGTGTGGATGGAAACCGTCGCCGAACAACTCGCGCCGCAGCGCTCCGCGAAATTAGCGGCGGAGACCGAGCGCGTGCATCGTGCCGCGCTGCGCTCGGCGCGAGCCGCGTTGACGGCTGCGCCACCACCGGATCCACTGGTGGCGTTCGCCCGCGGTGTCGATGAAGCGTTGCAGCACGCGGAACGGGCGTGCGAGTTGTTCACCAGCTTTCCGACCGTGGAGCCGACGCTGCGCATCGCGCACATTTTGGGTGCGCTGCACGAAGTCGCCCAGGCGCAGGAGGGGTTCTACTTCTTTCGGCGCGCGTTGACGCCCTTTGCCGACTACTTTCAGCTTCCCGGCGTGACGGTCGACGATCGGCCGGCGCAGCGCGGCGACGACGGCGCGCTGGCAACCGGCGTCATCCACGTCTCCGCCGGCGGGCATCACGGTGGCTTCGCCCTCTACGTGCCGGAACACTACACGCCCGAGCGGGCGTGGCCGCTGATCGTCGCGCTGCACGGGGGTTCCGGCAACGGCCGCGACTTCTTGTGGACCTGGGTGCGCGAGGCGCGCAGTTTGGGATATCTATTGGTCGCTCCCTCGGCAGTGACCGACACCTGGGGCGATGTCGAAGATCAAGGCCTGCTCGAAATTCTCGCCTGGCTCAGCCAGCGTTACCACGTGGCGATCGATCGCATCTTGCTCACGGGATTGTCGGATGGTGCGACCTTTGCGTTGCTGTACGGTCTCGCTCATCCCGAGATCTATCGCGCGCTGGCGCCGCTGTGCGGGGTGCTGCACCCGGCCAACGAAGCGATCGGCAACCTCGACCGCGCGCGCGGCGTGCCGATATACCTCGTCCACGGCGCGCTCGACTTTCTGTTTCCGGTGCAGCTCGCGCGGCTCGCCCGCGACCGACTCAACCTTGCCGGCGCGGCGCTCGAATATCGTGAACTCCCGGAGCTGTCGCACACCTATCCACGCTCGGAGAACATACGCATCCTCGAGTGGTTCGCGGCCCTGCCGCCACGGTGA
- a CDS encoding glutathione S-transferase family protein encodes MKLYRFEYSCYARKAQMVLDLLGLRYDIVEVPFGDRTELATLTHGYIQVPVLVDDRGEVIVDSRAICETLLQGEYAERLVPSPWQGPIWAYADWCDGPLEDVLFRIASPGIRRWLTRTADRALLTFIKERKFGKGCVDDWERGAADLIARARALLAPTAQTLRQQPFIFGPRATLADAALYGLCAMLRGADATMPGALAPELAPWMSRVEDARPAK; translated from the coding sequence ATGAAACTCTACCGCTTCGAGTACAGTTGCTACGCACGCAAGGCACAGATGGTGCTCGACCTACTCGGGTTGCGCTACGACATCGTCGAGGTCCCGTTCGGCGATCGCACTGAGTTGGCGACGCTGACTCACGGGTACATCCAGGTGCCGGTGTTGGTCGACGATCGTGGCGAGGTTATCGTCGACTCGCGCGCGATTTGCGAGACGCTGCTACAGGGCGAGTACGCCGAGCGGCTGGTGCCTTCGCCGTGGCAGGGACCGATTTGGGCGTATGCTGATTGGTGTGACGGGCCGCTGGAAGACGTGCTCTTCCGCATCGCGTCGCCCGGCATCCGGCGCTGGCTCACGCGCACGGCCGATCGCGCCCTGCTCACCTTCATCAAGGAACGCAAGTTCGGCAAGGGCTGCGTGGACGATTGGGAACGCGGCGCGGCGGATCTGATCGCCCGCGCGCGCGCGTTGCTCGCACCAACGGCGCAGACGCTGCGCCAGCAGCCGTTCATCTTCGGCCCGCGCGCCACGCTCGCCGACGCCGCCCTCTACGGCCTCTGTGCGATGCTGCGCGGCGCCGACGCGACGATGCCCGGCGCGCTGGCGCCCGAGTTGGCTCCATGGATGAGTCGAGTGGAGGACGCGCGCCCGGCGAAGTAG
- a CDS encoding DUF1722 domain-containing protein, protein MRSRAVVSATPVRIGVSSCLLGNAVRYDGGHKRDAWLVDTLGRYVEWVPVCPEVEIGLGTPRPTLRLEGRGDHLRLMMPSTGGDYTDAMRQYAQARVAALARRKLCGYVLKKNSPSCGMQRVKVYGAKTKPRRIGRGLFADALLGRLPNLPVEEEGRLNDPTIRGHFIARVFAYHRVRTLFAARWTPRDLIAFHSAHRLQLMVHAPARYRALDQLVANAKTLSRTLVRTRYEADFMRALAVRATTARHANMLRHLVDQFGSELNPIARRTLLRVIDDYSRALISLVVPLTLIRDYIRQFGVTSLSAQTYLAPHPIELLHEVAGAPQTGDARGLARKAGFEP, encoded by the coding sequence ATGCGTTCGCGGGCTGTTGTCTCTGCCACACCCGTCCGCATCGGCGTCTCGTCGTGTCTGCTCGGCAACGCGGTTCGCTACGACGGCGGACACAAGCGCGATGCGTGGCTGGTCGACACGCTCGGCCGCTACGTCGAGTGGGTGCCCGTGTGTCCCGAAGTCGAGATCGGACTCGGCACGCCGCGGCCGACGTTGCGGCTCGAAGGGCGCGGCGACCATCTCCGCTTGATGATGCCGAGCACCGGCGGCGACTATACCGATGCGATGCGGCAATACGCGCAGGCGCGTGTCGCCGCGCTGGCGCGGCGCAAGCTGTGCGGCTACGTGTTGAAGAAGAACTCACCCAGTTGCGGCATGCAACGGGTGAAGGTGTACGGTGCCAAGACGAAGCCGAGGCGAATTGGTCGCGGCCTGTTCGCCGACGCGCTCCTGGGCCGTCTTCCGAACCTTCCGGTCGAAGAGGAAGGGCGGCTTAACGATCCCACTATTCGTGGCCACTTCATCGCGCGAGTGTTCGCGTACCATCGGGTACGGACGCTGTTCGCGGCACGGTGGACGCCGCGCGATCTGATCGCGTTTCACTCGGCGCATCGCTTGCAGCTGATGGTCCATGCGCCGGCGCGTTACCGCGCACTCGACCAACTGGTCGCCAACGCGAAGACCCTTTCACGCACTCTCGTTCGCACACGCTATGAAGCCGACTTCATGCGCGCGCTCGCGGTGCGCGCGACCACCGCTCGGCACGCCAACATGTTGCGGCATCTGGTTGACCAGTTCGGTTCGGAGCTCAACCCGATCGCCCGGCGCACACTGCTCCGGGTGATCGATGACTACAGTCGAGCGTTGATCTCGCTGGTGGTACCGCTCACACTCATTCGCGACTACATCCGACAATTCGGGGTGACATCGCTGTCGGCACAGACGTACCTCGCCCCGCACCCGATCGAGTTGCTTCATGAAGTCGCGGGCGCGCCACAGACCGGAGACGCGCGAGGTCTTGCGAGAAAGGCGGGTTTCGAACCATGA
- a CDS encoding cytochrome c maturation protein CcmE, producing MTRKKRFLIGAALLVGSVAYLVYAGVRESSVYYLTIEEFLVKKESLTGEGVRVAGRVRAGSIDKKTTTAGTDLRFVLGDFQKEGGVPVQYTGILPDMFGEGRDVIVEGKYTRDGVLRAQTVMTSCPSKYEAEAGKPPAERSAG from the coding sequence ATGACACGGAAGAAGCGGTTTCTCATTGGGGCCGCGTTGCTCGTCGGATCAGTTGCCTATTTGGTGTACGCTGGCGTGCGCGAAAGCTCGGTCTACTACCTCACCATCGAAGAATTTCTGGTCAAGAAGGAATCGCTCACCGGCGAAGGGGTGCGAGTTGCCGGACGCGTGCGCGCCGGCAGCATCGATAAGAAGACCACGACCGCCGGCACTGACTTGCGGTTTGTCCTCGGCGATTTTCAGAAGGAGGGCGGCGTGCCGGTGCAGTACACCGGCATTCTGCCGGACATGTTTGGCGAAGGGCGCGATGTGATCGTGGAAGGCAAGTATACGCGCGACGGCGTGCTGCGGGCGCAGACGGTGATGACGAGTTGCCCGTCGAAATACGAAGCCGAAGCCGGCAAGCCGCCCGCCGAGCGCAGCGCGGGTTGA
- a CDS encoding heme lyase CcmF/NrfE family subunit, with translation MMEIGALALALGLVLAVYAVLMSLVGGLQRRRDLIASAEHAAFAVWGVTVIAVAALLHALVIHDFNLEYVASYSSSTLPWNYTITALWGGQKGSLLFWLLILSSISSIVLLQNRDRNRDMMPYVTAVLMTICVFFLMLLNFITPPFERLAFTPHEGRDLNPLLQNYWMQIHPPSLYTGYVSCAVPFAFAIAALVTGKLGDNWIRTTRRWTLFAWFFLSLGNLFGAEWAYLVLGWGGYWAWDPVENAAFMPWLTCTAFLHSVMIQEKKDMLKVWNMVLVMLTFLLTIFGTFLTRSGVISSVHSFTQSGLGPFFIGFLAFMGVISVALLIWRLPLLKSENELDSLVSRESAFLFNNLVLVGIAFAVFWGTVFPVISEWVRGVKITVGPPFFNKVNAPLGLMLLFLTGVGPLIAWRRAGWKSIQRNLLPPMAFGLACGLGLVISGMRSYWALVSFSIVAFVLTGIVMEYYRGVRARQAVMGENAAVALLHLIAKNRRRYGGYIIHIGIVMMFAAITGTSVFKQEQQVTLSQGQTLSIGGYTLRYDGIEQESTPHIAYLRAKVAVMDGPKLLEVLKPEKRFYKKPEQPTTEVAIRSTLGADLYLVLGSFDDDTKLVTLLAYINPLVSFLWYGGIVIAFGTGIVILPGGAREPAYAAAQLAKQAVTE, from the coding sequence ATGATGGAAATCGGTGCCCTCGCCCTCGCTCTCGGATTGGTCCTCGCCGTGTACGCGGTGCTGATGTCGCTGGTCGGCGGCCTGCAGCGCCGCCGCGATCTGATCGCCAGCGCCGAACACGCCGCCTTCGCGGTCTGGGGCGTGACCGTGATCGCGGTCGCCGCTCTCCTGCACGCGCTCGTCATTCACGATTTCAACCTCGAGTACGTCGCCAGCTACTCCAGCAGCACGCTGCCCTGGAATTACACGATCACCGCGCTGTGGGGCGGGCAAAAGGGGTCGTTGCTGTTCTGGCTGCTCATCCTGAGCTCGATCTCGTCGATCGTGTTGCTGCAGAATCGCGATCGCAACCGCGACATGATGCCATACGTCACCGCGGTGTTGATGACGATCTGTGTGTTCTTCCTCATGCTGCTCAACTTCATCACGCCGCCGTTTGAACGGCTCGCGTTCACGCCGCACGAAGGGCGCGACCTCAACCCGCTACTGCAGAACTACTGGATGCAAATCCATCCGCCTTCGCTCTACACCGGCTACGTGAGCTGCGCGGTGCCGTTCGCTTTCGCCATTGCTGCACTGGTGACCGGCAAGCTCGGCGACAACTGGATCCGCACCACGCGCCGCTGGACGTTGTTCGCTTGGTTCTTTCTGAGCCTCGGCAATCTCTTCGGCGCCGAGTGGGCGTATTTGGTGCTCGGCTGGGGCGGATACTGGGCGTGGGACCCGGTCGAGAACGCCGCCTTCATGCCGTGGCTCACCTGCACCGCGTTCCTGCACTCGGTCATGATCCAGGAAAAGAAGGACATGCTGAAGGTGTGGAACATGGTGCTGGTGATGCTCACCTTTCTCCTCACCATCTTCGGCACGTTCCTCACTCGCAGTGGCGTGATCTCCTCGGTGCACTCGTTCACGCAGTCGGGCCTCGGACCGTTCTTCATCGGCTTCCTCGCCTTCATGGGCGTGATCTCGGTGGCGTTGCTGATCTGGCGGTTGCCGCTGCTCAAGAGCGAGAACGAACTCGACTCGCTGGTGTCGCGCGAGTCGGCGTTCCTGTTCAACAACCTGGTGCTCGTTGGGATCGCCTTCGCGGTATTTTGGGGCACGGTCTTCCCGGTGATCTCCGAGTGGGTCCGCGGCGTGAAGATCACCGTCGGGCCGCCGTTCTTCAACAAGGTCAACGCGCCGCTGGGGTTGATGCTGTTGTTCCTCACTGGTGTCGGGCCGCTGATCGCGTGGCGCCGCGCGGGTTGGAAGAGCATTCAACGCAATCTCTTACCGCCAATGGCGTTCGGCTTGGCGTGTGGGTTGGGGCTGGTGATCAGCGGTATGCGGTCGTACTGGGCGCTGGTGTCGTTTTCGATCGTGGCGTTCGTCCTGACCGGCATCGTGATGGAGTACTACCGCGGCGTGCGCGCGCGCCAAGCCGTGATGGGCGAGAACGCCGCGGTGGCGCTGCTGCACCTGATCGCCAAGAACCGCCGCCGCTACGGCGGCTACATCATCCACATCGGGATCGTGATGATGTTCGCCGCCATCACCGGTACGTCGGTGTTCAAACAAGAGCAGCAAGTCACTCTCAGCCAAGGGCAGACGCTCTCGATCGGCGGCTACACGCTGCGCTATGACGGCATCGAACAGGAGTCGACGCCGCACATCGCGTACCTGCGCGCCAAGGTCGCCGTGATGGACGGGCCGAAGCTGCTCGAAGTGCTCAAGCCCGAGAAGCGCTTCTACAAGAAGCCCGAGCAACCGACGACTGAAGTCGCGATCCGCTCGACGCTCGGCGCCGATCTCTACTTGGTGCTGGGCAGCTTCGACGACGACACGAAACTCGTCACACTGTTGGCGTACATCAATCCGTTGGTCAGCTTCCTGTGGTACGGCGGGATCGTAATCGCGTTCGGCACCGGCATCGTCATTTTGCCCGGCGGCGCGCGTGAGCCGGCGTACGCCGCCGCCCAGCTCGCCAAACAGGCGGTCACAGAGTGA
- a CDS encoding cytochrome c-type biogenesis protein CcmH, with product MIAFVRVALVGVSLSLVGLSAGAGLAAPSLQDVEESLTCQCGCGLTVHSCNHLQCGSALPLRAEIREQITAGNDKPAILAHFIERYGEKILSSPTTSGFNLTAWVTPFVLLSLGGAFVVITIVRWTRHRPAAAAAQPAAAAPPDAYQEILERELKDFDR from the coding sequence GTGATTGCCTTCGTGCGTGTGGCGCTGGTCGGCGTCAGTTTGTCGCTCGTCGGGCTGAGCGCGGGAGCTGGCCTAGCGGCGCCGTCGCTCCAAGACGTCGAGGAGTCGCTCACCTGCCAGTGCGGGTGCGGCCTCACCGTTCATAGCTGCAACCATCTCCAGTGCGGCTCGGCGTTGCCGCTGCGGGCGGAGATCCGCGAGCAGATCACTGCGGGGAACGACAAGCCGGCGATCCTGGCGCACTTCATTGAACGGTACGGCGAGAAGATTCTCTCCTCGCCGACGACCAGCGGTTTCAATCTGACCGCATGGGTGACGCCGTTCGTGCTGCTCTCGTTGGGCGGGGCGTTCGTCGTCATCACCATCGTGCGCTGGACCCGACACCGCCCCGCTGCCGCCGCCGCACAACCAGCAGCAGCCGCGCCACCCGACGCGTACCAAGAGATTCTGGAACGCGAGCTGAAGGACTTCGATCGCTAG
- a CDS encoding zinc-ribbon domain-containing protein: MDLLLAVLLTTAVAVFVAWPFFGRARSASDDDVQLSPLDRQKREAYAAIKEAEFDHQMGKLTDADFAALRERYMLQALTAITSIEKARAKSPTAIGKGAPGHKPTRFAYCPGCGRHIPNRANFCPGCGYALKPLKEAVA; encoded by the coding sequence ATGGATCTCCTGCTCGCCGTCCTGCTGACCACCGCGGTCGCCGTCTTCGTTGCCTGGCCGTTCTTCGGCCGCGCGCGCAGCGCGAGTGACGACGACGTGCAGCTCAGCCCGCTCGATCGGCAAAAGCGCGAGGCCTACGCCGCCATCAAGGAAGCCGAGTTCGATCATCAGATGGGTAAGCTGACCGACGCCGACTTCGCCGCCTTGCGCGAGCGCTACATGCTGCAGGCGCTCACGGCGATCACGAGCATCGAGAAGGCGCGGGCAAAGTCGCCGACAGCGATCGGCAAGGGCGCCCCCGGACACAAGCCAACGCGCTTCGCCTACTGCCCGGGGTGCGGGCGCCACATACCCAACCGCGCGAATTTCTGCCCCGGCTGCGGCTATGCGCTCAAGCCGCTCAAAGAAGCGGTCGCCTGA